The genomic region GGAGTGAAAGAATACCGGAATGTTATGCTCCACCAGAGCACGAATAGCCTGGGTCGTAATCTGGACATTTCCAAAGATCGAAACACGCGATAGATCAATCAGGCGAAAATGCTGGTCTTTGTCATCTTGTGTTTGGACAAGAAGTTGCGCCCCTTTTCGCTTAACAACACTACCCTGAGAAAGGACATAGAGCGGCAACCGATCATTTCGGGACGGCACGAGCCGCCGAATTTTTGGCGCATCACCTGTTTCCTGTTGAAGCAGATGCGTTTCATCCGGGAGGCAAATGCCCACCAGCGAACAGCGCGGGCACTTCGGGCTGTCTTCAAGCGGAGGAGGCGGAACCGGTTGGCGGGCTACCTGCCGGAGTTGCTCAAGGGACTCCCGAGTGAAGGTTATCAACTCTTCATCGAACGGAACATACACGCGCTGGCGCGTGCCGACATAAAACACATAGCCTCCCTCACACCGGTATCCGTTCTCTCGAAGAATAAGCCCCTGTGCACAGAGTTGCACTTTATCCGTCAGCCAAGCATCGGATTCAGAAGGACTTCCCTTCTTGTAGTCCACTGGATAAACCAGCCCGTTAGAGAACTCCAGTACATCCATTCGAGCAATGAGACCAAGCGCCGGTGCACTCATCAACACAGAACGGACCGGTGCATGCTCGCCGAAAGCTTCATCAATCTCCGGCAGTGTTCCTGAAGCGCTGTCCGTCCGCTTATGAATGCTACTACCCTCAAGAGTATCGGCGTTATCCTCCCATTCCCCCTGCACCCATTCGAGATAGAAAAGACGGGGACAATAGACAAACTCGTTCAGCATACGCGCAGGAATCAGTTGCTCCTGCGCTTCGTGGTTATGCCGAGCCATCTGTCCACACGACGTTTCCTGCGGTAAAGCCCACCTGCCCCTTCCCCACCATAAAGCGTGTACATTCGACAATAGCAAACACGCCCAGCCTCTGGAGCCGATCGTTCCCATTCAACCAGAGATCTGGCAGACGCAACAGTCCGGCAATCTCCTTTCGTCCGAGTGGGTAACGCCAGAGTGGCCACCGCATCACAAAGTCCTGGCGACCGTCTTCGTACCGTCTGCTCTCGTTTATGCTTCGAAAGGCCACCGTTTGACCACCCGGCAGAACCGGAAAGAATACAAGCGCATCAAATGCCAGGCGGTTGGCC from Rhodothermus marinus DSM 4252 harbors:
- the cas4g/cas1g gene encoding CRISPR-associated endonuclease Cas4g/Cas1g gives rise to the protein MLNEFVYCPRLFYLEWVQGEWEDNADTLEGSSIHKRTDSASGTLPEIDEAFGEHAPVRSVLMSAPALGLIARMDVLEFSNGLVYPVDYKKGSPSESDAWLTDKVQLCAQGLILRENGYRCEGGYVFYVGTRQRVYVPFDEELITFTRESLEQLRQVARQPVPPPPLEDSPKCPRCSLVGICLPDETHLLQQETGDAPKIRRLVPSRNDRLPLYVLSQGSVVKRKGAQLLVQTQDDKDQHFRLIDLSRVSIFGNVQITTQAIRALVEHNIPVFFHSYAGRMLARLVSMYDVNAPVRVAQFEVAADETKSLAIARAIVTGKIKNQRTLLRRNQRTRSERVLRELSRLAREARRASSLDELLGIEGAAARLYFRQFSRMLRHRIAFDFKNRNRRPPKDPVNAMLSFLYALLLKDAMCALMATGLDPYRGIFHQMRFGRPSLALDLMEEFRPLIADSVVLRLVNTGAVTEADFIVRGPACAMKKSAMEKVIEAYEQRMNTILRHPVFGYAISYRRTMEVQARLLSRVLTGELPRYIPVTTR